The following are encoded together in the Robertmurraya sp. FSL R5-0851 genome:
- a CDS encoding Cof-type HAD-IIB family hydrolase yields MSKKLIFFDIDGTLYNEEKKLPQSAKEAIQQLKNQGHEVAIATGRSPFNITEIRKELEIDNYVSFNGQYVVLNGQVIYKNPINISALEELTNYSTKNQHPIVYLDHKDMKGNVESHTMLEEAVGSLSVSGKVGYDPLYHRGREIFQSFLIYRDQDQVDYKSAFPQLDFIRWHEYAVDVLPAGGSKAVGIQAAMNHFGIGPEHVYAFGDGLNDIEMLSFVKNSVAMGNAHEKAKSAAKYVTKHVDEDGIAYGLELVGLLK; encoded by the coding sequence ATGTCCAAAAAATTGATCTTTTTTGATATTGATGGAACATTATATAATGAAGAAAAAAAACTACCACAATCGGCAAAGGAAGCTATTCAGCAGTTAAAAAATCAAGGGCATGAGGTAGCGATTGCGACAGGGAGATCTCCTTTTAATATAACCGAGATTCGTAAAGAGTTAGAAATAGATAATTATGTAAGCTTTAATGGTCAGTATGTCGTATTAAATGGACAAGTGATATACAAAAATCCAATCAACATCTCAGCTTTAGAAGAGCTTACAAATTATTCAACTAAAAATCAACACCCAATCGTATATCTTGATCACAAAGATATGAAGGGAAATGTAGAATCACATACCATGTTAGAAGAAGCTGTTGGTTCTCTAAGTGTAAGTGGGAAGGTTGGATATGATCCTCTATATCATCGAGGTCGAGAAATATTTCAATCCTTTTTAATATATAGAGATCAAGATCAAGTGGATTATAAATCAGCATTTCCTCAATTAGATTTTATCCGCTGGCATGAATATGCGGTGGATGTGTTACCTGCTGGAGGATCTAAAGCTGTAGGAATTCAAGCAGCTATGAATCATTTTGGCATTGGACCTGAGCATGTGTATGCATTTGGAGATGGACTAAATGATATTGAGATGCTTTCCTTTGTTAAGAATAGTGTAGCAATGGGAAATGCACATGAAAAGGCGAAGAGTGCTGCTAAATATGTAACAAAGCATGTAGATGAAGATGGAATTGCGTACGGATTAGAATTGGTCGGGCTGTTGAAATAA
- a CDS encoding ATP-binding protein has protein sequence MFRIIQEALSNILKHAEATKITITLTEKESYIYLFISDNGKGFDPEVVRMTSYGMKTMRERCEEIGGIFTIRSKKKEGTYIDIRIPVTGRGTV, from the coding sequence TTGTTTCGAATTATTCAAGAAGCACTGTCCAATATTTTAAAACATGCAGAAGCTACAAAAATAACCATTACGTTAACAGAAAAGGAATCGTATATTTATTTGTTTATTAGTGATAACGGAAAAGGCTTCGACCCTGAGGTGGTGCGCATGACATCTTATGGTATGAAAACCATGAGAGAACGATGTGAAGAGATTGGTGGCATTTTTACAATTCGCTCCAAAAAGAAGGAAGGTACATATATTGATATTAGAATACCTGTGACCGGGAGGGGGACTGTATGA
- a CDS encoding phosphocarrier protein HPr, translating to MAKKTFTVIDETGIHARPATLLVSTASKFNSDVKLAYKEKEVNLKSIMGVMSLGIPKGASITITTEGADEEEALKGLTDVLAKEGLAE from the coding sequence ATGGCAAAGAAAACTTTTACAGTCATTGATGAAACAGGTATTCATGCAAGACCAGCTACACTTCTTGTAAGCACAGCAAGTAAATTCAACTCAGATGTGAAACTAGCTTACAAGGAAAAAGAAGTTAACCTCAAGTCAATTATGGGTGTCATGTCTTTAGGTATTCCTAAAGGTGCATCAATTACAATTACAACTGAGGGTGCAGATGAAGAGGAAGCGTTAAAAGGTCTTACTGATGTATTAGCTAAAGAAGGACTTGCTGAATAA
- a CDS encoding response regulator transcription factor yields the protein MIRLAVVDDHEVVRKGIISYLQTEPDIEIVGEASCGKDAVTLVADKKPDVVLMDLLMEDGTGIDATKAILSFNPNCKIIIITSFYDDKQVFPAIEAGVFSYMLKTATADEIVQAIRKCARGESVIEPKVANRMMSRLRVKEKKPHDELTDREMEVLICIGDGKTNQEISNELYIGVKTVKTHVSNILSKLQVADRTQAAVYANRNGLMKLEKGRDG from the coding sequence ATGATTAGACTTGCTGTCGTAGATGACCATGAAGTTGTAAGAAAAGGTATTATCTCATATTTACAAACAGAACCGGATATCGAGATTGTAGGAGAAGCAAGTTGTGGAAAAGATGCAGTGACACTAGTTGCTGATAAAAAACCGGATGTTGTTTTGATGGATTTACTTATGGAAGATGGCACAGGAATTGATGCAACTAAAGCAATTCTATCCTTTAATCCTAATTGTAAAATTATTATCATAACAAGCTTTTATGATGACAAACAAGTATTTCCTGCGATTGAGGCTGGGGTATTTAGTTATATGTTAAAAACTGCAACTGCTGATGAAATCGTTCAAGCGATTAGAAAATGTGCCCGAGGAGAATCAGTGATCGAACCGAAAGTAGCCAATCGGATGATGAGTCGTTTGAGAGTGAAAGAAAAGAAGCCCCATGATGAGCTCACTGATAGAGAAATGGAAGTATTAATATGTATCGGGGATGGAAAAACGAATCAGGAAATTAGTAATGAACTATACATCGGTGTGAAGACAGTGAAAACTCATGTGAGCAATATTTTGAGTAAATTACAAGTGGCTGATCGAACTCAGGCGGCGGTATATGCCAATCGAAATGGACTAATGAAGTTAGAAAAGGGCCGGGATGGATAA
- a CDS encoding glycoside hydrolase family 1 protein: MIHKQLKPFPENFLWGAASAAYQVEGAWDEDGKGPSNWDLFVRIPGKTFKGTTGDVAVDHYHRYKEDVQLMAEMGMKAYRFSVAWTRILPQGKGEVNEKGLQFYDNLINELVKHNIEPVLTLYHWDLPQSLQDEYGGWESRKIIEDFTNYSTILFKRFGDRVKYWVSLNEQNIFTMLGYQWAAHPPGVKDDKLFYQVNHHANLANASVIKEFRKYVPGGKIGPSFAYSPAYAATSKPTDILAAENAEEFTSHWWMDVYAWGKYPEATWNYLEKNGLAPQVEDGDFELLKAGKPDFMGVNYYQTTTYEENPLDGVTEGHFNTSGKKGTTKDRGIPGVFKTVKNDNLERTNWDWNIDPVGLRIGLRRIQSRYGLPILISENGLGEYDKLEENDVVNDDYRIDYIRTHLVAIQEAISDGVEMLGYCVWSFTDLLSWLNGFQKRYGFVYVNQHEEGEHDLRRIKKKSFGWYQSVIESNGEKL; this comes from the coding sequence ATGATACATAAGCAACTAAAACCGTTTCCGGAGAATTTCCTATGGGGTGCAGCTTCTGCAGCTTATCAGGTAGAAGGTGCATGGGATGAGGATGGAAAAGGACCCTCTAATTGGGATTTATTCGTTCGCATACCAGGGAAGACATTTAAGGGGACAACTGGTGATGTAGCAGTTGATCATTACCATCGATATAAAGAAGATGTGCAGTTAATGGCAGAAATGGGAATGAAGGCATATCGTTTTTCAGTGGCGTGGACAAGAATTCTTCCTCAAGGAAAAGGGGAAGTTAATGAGAAAGGTCTACAGTTTTACGATAATCTAATCAATGAGCTCGTAAAACATAATATTGAACCTGTTTTGACGCTATATCATTGGGATTTACCCCAATCGTTACAAGATGAATATGGTGGCTGGGAATCAAGAAAGATCATAGAAGATTTCACGAATTACAGTACCATTTTATTCAAGCGATTTGGTGATCGTGTTAAGTATTGGGTAAGTTTAAATGAGCAAAATATTTTTACTATGCTTGGGTATCAATGGGCCGCTCATCCACCAGGTGTAAAGGATGACAAGCTTTTTTATCAAGTAAATCACCATGCGAATTTAGCGAATGCAAGCGTGATTAAAGAGTTCCGTAAATATGTTCCAGGTGGGAAAATCGGTCCAAGTTTTGCTTATTCTCCTGCTTATGCTGCTACATCCAAACCAACCGATATACTAGCCGCTGAAAATGCCGAGGAATTTACAAGCCATTGGTGGATGGACGTTTACGCGTGGGGGAAATATCCTGAGGCAACGTGGAACTATTTAGAAAAGAACGGATTGGCTCCTCAAGTAGAAGATGGTGACTTTGAATTATTAAAAGCTGGAAAACCTGATTTTATGGGTGTAAACTATTACCAAACAACCACATACGAAGAAAACCCGCTTGATGGAGTAACAGAAGGTCATTTTAATACATCAGGGAAAAAAGGAACAACAAAAGACAGAGGAATTCCAGGTGTATTTAAAACGGTCAAGAATGACAATTTAGAAAGAACAAACTGGGATTGGAATATTGATCCGGTTGGACTTCGAATTGGACTTCGCCGCATACAAAGCAGATACGGCCTGCCAATCTTAATCAGTGAAAACGGGTTAGGGGAGTATGATAAGCTTGAAGAAAATGATGTGGTAAACGATGATTATCGTATTGACTATATTCGAACACATTTAGTAGCCATTCAGGAAGCCATTTCGGATGGTGTTGAGATGCTTGGATATTGCGTGTGGTCATTTACCGATCTTTTAAGCTGGTTGAATGGATTCCAAAAACGTTACGGATTCGTTTATGTGAATCAACATGAAGAAGGAGAACACGACCTTCGTCGAATCAAGAAGAAAAGCTTTGGATGGTACCAATCCGTGATCGAGTCAAACGGTGAGAAACTATAA